The following are from one region of the Alphaproteobacteria bacterium CG11_big_fil_rev_8_21_14_0_20_39_49 genome:
- a CDS encoding chemotaxis protein: MSNLKKLSVSKRVLIAFFFIIGMFVFSEFETFIAMLNPESEWDIKSVSVLAALILAIAIAKITKDSIDATLMEQQRKEQTLDSVSSQVMIADEDYNIIYLNPELMKMMTEAESDIKKDLPSFDIKKIIGVNIDTFHKNPAHQRGMLDSLKSTYNTSINVGGRIFDLIANPVILNGKRAGTVVEWKDVTKQKALDERLINSQGQIDALNRSQACIEFDPKGYILHANENFCGAMGYDLDEIKGKHHSIFVDPEYVKSSDYKEFWEKLGKGEFAADQYVRYGKGGKEIWIQATYNPVLDSNGKVFKVVKFAVDVTHLRDEQMRSARIQTSLDCVTSNVMLADEKNNIIYMNESVGGMLRKAESDIRKDLPKFDVDTVVGSNIDIFHANPEHQKSMLEKLSSTYKTSIKVGGRTFALIANPVFGKKGERLGTVVEWNDITLELAIEEEVKQVVDATTKGDFTQRLSLEGKEGFMLNLSKGINEIGEVSHRGLTETVGVLKSLSKGDLTEQINGEYEGMFNEIKESVNGTINQLRSIVGRIKESASSVNSASSEISSGSKDLSERTEQQASTLEETAASMEQITGAVRQNTENSNSANSLAESAKNVATKGGNVVSEVVTAMGGITESSQKISDIINVIDDIAFQTNLLALNAAVEAARAGDAGKGFAVVASEVRSLAGRSAAASKDIKTLINESSDQVKSGSELVNQAGETLKEIVGSVSEVAAIISEIASASSQQATGIEEINSAVAQMDEMTQQNAALVEENTAAAQSLVDQAYGLAELISFFRIEDADEGQMYAAAKVASMGRASTPVASKPAVASHSQPKPKVQSVKSAPAKPEKVTPISSKYDDDWEEF; encoded by the coding sequence ATGTCTAATCTAAAAAAACTTTCGGTAAGTAAAAGAGTTTTAATTGCATTCTTTTTTATAATAGGCATGTTTGTCTTTTCTGAGTTTGAGACTTTCATTGCAATGCTGAACCCTGAGTCGGAATGGGATATTAAGAGCGTATCCGTTCTTGCCGCTCTTATTCTTGCAATAGCGATTGCCAAAATAACTAAAGATTCTATAGATGCGACATTGATGGAACAGCAACGGAAAGAGCAAACATTAGACAGCGTTTCATCACAGGTGATGATAGCTGATGAAGATTATAACATCATATACCTGAATCCCGAACTTATGAAAATGATGACCGAAGCTGAGTCCGATATCAAAAAAGACCTGCCGTCTTTTGATATTAAAAAGATAATCGGTGTTAATATAGATACGTTCCATAAGAACCCCGCTCACCAACGTGGCATGCTTGATAGCCTGAAAAGTACCTATAATACTTCAATTAATGTCGGCGGTCGTATATTTGACCTGATAGCTAATCCGGTTATTTTAAACGGCAAAAGGGCAGGAACTGTTGTAGAATGGAAAGACGTTACCAAGCAAAAAGCTTTAGACGAGAGGCTTATTAACAGCCAAGGGCAGATTGATGCACTTAACCGCTCTCAGGCATGTATTGAATTTGACCCTAAAGGCTACATACTGCATGCCAATGAGAATTTCTGTGGTGCTATGGGCTATGACTTAGATGAAATCAAAGGTAAACATCATAGTATTTTCGTTGACCCTGAATATGTTAAATCCTCCGATTACAAAGAATTTTGGGAGAAACTAGGCAAGGGTGAGTTTGCTGCCGACCAATATGTCCGTTATGGTAAGGGCGGTAAAGAAATATGGATTCAGGCAACTTATAACCCTGTTTTAGACAGTAACGGCAAAGTATTTAAAGTTGTTAAGTTTGCCGTAGACGTAACTCACTTGCGTGACGAACAAATGCGTTCCGCACGTATCCAGACATCACTTGATTGTGTAACCTCCAACGTAATGCTGGCTGACGAGAAGAACAACATCATATACATGAACGAATCGGTGGGCGGAATGCTAAGAAAAGCAGAATCGGATATCAGAAAAGATCTGCCTAAATTCGATGTTGATACGGTGGTCGGTTCTAATATCGATATCTTCCACGCAAATCCGGAACATCAAAAATCTATGCTTGAAAAGTTAAGCTCGACTTACAAGACATCTATTAAAGTGGGCGGACGTACGTTTGCTTTGATAGCTAACCCTGTTTTCGGTAAAAAAGGTGAGCGTCTTGGAACCGTTGTCGAATGGAACGATATAACATTAGAACTGGCTATCGAAGAAGAGGTCAAGCAGGTTGTAGACGCTACTACCAAAGGTGACTTTACACAAAGATTATCTTTAGAAGGCAAGGAAGGATTTATGCTGAACCTTTCTAAAGGCATTAATGAGATAGGCGAAGTATCGCACAGAGGCTTGACTGAAACGGTCGGCGTACTTAAATCACTTTCCAAAGGTGACCTTACCGAGCAGATTAACGGTGAATATGAAGGAATGTTCAATGAGATAAAAGAATCCGTTAACGGCACTATAAATCAGTTACGCTCAATAGTAGGTAGAATCAAGGAATCCGCAAGTTCGGTCAACTCTGCATCTAGTGAGATATCCTCAGGCAGTAAGGACTTATCCGAGCGTACCGAACAGCAGGCATCTACTTTAGAAGAAACGGCTGCCTCTATGGAGCAGATAACAGGTGCGGTAAGGCAGAACACCGAAAATTCCAATAGTGCCAACAGCCTTGCCGAAAGTGCCAAAAATGTCGCTACTAAAGGCGGAAATGTTGTAAGCGAGGTTGTAACTGCTATGGGTGGTATTACGGAATCATCACAAAAAATATCCGATATAATAAATGTTATAGACGACATTGCTTTCCAGACCAATCTTCTTGCACTAAATGCAGCGGTTGAGGCGGCAAGAGCCGGAGATGCCGGCAAGGGCTTTGCGGTCGTAGCCTCCGAGGTACGTTCCTTAGCGGGGCGTTCGGCGGCGGCTTCAAAAGATATCAAAACGCTGATAAACGAAAGCTCCGATCAGGTTAAGAGCGGTTCCGAGTTGGTAAATCAGGCAGGAGAAACATTAAAGGAGATAGTCGGTTCGGTTTCTGAAGTTGCTGCTATAATTTCAGAGATAGCCTCGGCAAGCTCCCAGCAGGCAACAGGTATTGAGGAAATAAATTCCGCAGTCGCCCAAATGGATGAGATGACACAGCAAAATGCCGCATTAGTAGAAGAAAATACGGCAGCTGCACAATCTCTTGTTGATCAAGCATATGGTCTTGCGGAGTTGATATCGTTCTTTAGGATTGAAGACGCTGATGAAGGACAAATGTACGCTGCGGCTAAGGTAGCGTCTATGGGCAGAGCTTCGACACCGGTTGCAAGCAAGCCTGCGGTCGCTTCGCATTCTCAGCCAAAACCAAAAGTTCAATCTGTCAAATCCGCTCCGGCAAAACCGGAGAAAGTTACACCTATATCAAGCAAATATGACGATGACTGGGAAGAATTCTAG